A genomic region of Bactrocera dorsalis isolate Fly_Bdor chromosome 3, ASM2337382v1, whole genome shotgun sequence contains the following coding sequences:
- the LOC125777259 gene encoding uncharacterized protein LOC125777259 — MSGACLKWYLRYLRDGMTPEAAESLAKQRYSDTTVPPTRERGKAVSVSAQGSRSIDRGQSSAPPTDTRGDGKAVTFAETVKRKSGQLTPQAPPSSKMPRDNSRRAEGQPSAPAPSRVEEGRRRYVDAVKSIRMAVLPQDYPAVSLESEQLTEFQNLLLEEVAGGADYAASFLGVEFRGGMLQVDCNDQESADWLREFTPKLSGWTGPVLCAKRAEDLPVMHRMTVFLPRSDDKPYQFALNLIKNQNRGLSIAAWRVVSSQLEDKGELRGWRLYLYIDDESYRYIRAASFRLFYRFSMVVMRPHKPVTTGSKEDEKTATQPSGSASTRTGTMSSKVVERMQVEAVAQPGVSRVEQTTEVATADAMVAPETELPSTQELLEGLEDHDPVDSSAIDGGDIIDNNIRSTALKTVPLHAAQHAYRAGRSTSTALYQLTSEIESTLEEGEVMICAFLDIEGAFDNTSHRSVARALERRKVAAPVRRWIDAVLRTRIAETKVGDTTIRLGVTRGCPQGGVLSPLLWSLVVDELLELLTDNGIRCQGYADDIVISARGKFEDTLCDLVQRGLNLAKGWCRGVELNINPSKTTIVAFTRRRNLTLGGREIEMTNKVKKYNSGVPVVSLICASDLYRI; from the exons ATGAGCGGTGCCTGCCTCAAGTGGTATCTGCGGTACCTCCGGGATGGGATGACCCCTGAAGCGGCGGAATCCCTGGCTAAGCAACGGTACTCGGATACCACGGTACCACCAACAAGGGAACGCGGCAAGGCAGTGTCGGTAAGTGCGCAAGGCAGCCGGTCTATAGACCGTGGCCAGAGTAGTGCACCACCGACTGATACGCGCGGTGACGGGAAGGCGGTCACCTTCGCAGAGACCGTTAAGAGAAAGAGCGGTCAACTAACACCACAGGCGCCCCCCAGCTCGAAAATGCCGAGGGACAACAGCAGAAGAGCTGAAGGACAACCATCAGCACCGGCTCCCTCCCGGGTGGAGGAGGGGCGGCGCAGGTATGTGGATGCTGTCAAAAGCATCCGCATGGCTGTACTGCCTCAGGACTACCCGGCAGTGTCTCTGGAGTCGGAGCAGCTTACGGAGTTTCAAAACCTCCTCCTAGAAGAGGTAGCCGGCGGAGCTGACTATGCGGCGTCCTTCCTTGGAGTGGAATTCAGAGGCGGCATGCTACAGGTGGACTGCAATGACCAGGAATCCGCCGACTGGCTGCGGGAATTTACCCCAAAGCTAAGTGGCTGGACTGGTCCAGTCCTCTGTGCAAAGAGGGCGGAGGACCTGCCAGTTATGCACAGGATGACGGTGTTCCTCCCCCGCAGCGACGACAAGCCGTACCAGTTTGCCCTAAACCTAATAAAGAATCAAAATCGGGGCCTTAGCATCGCGGCCTGGCGAGTTGTCAGTAGCCAGCTGGAAGACAAAGGTGAGCTAAGAGGATGGAGACTGTACCTGTACATAGACGATGAGTCGTACAGGTACATACGTGCAGCAAGCTTCCGCCTGTTTTACAGGTTTAGCATGGTGGTCATGAGGCCGCACAAACCAGTGACCACAGGAAGCAAGGAGGACGAGAAGACTGCCACCCAGCCGAGTGGTAGCGCGTCAACACGGACAGGTACGATGTCAAGCAAGGTGGTGGAGAGGATGCAGGTGGAAGCCGTGGCACAACCGGGCGTGAGCAGGGTTGAGCAGACCACGGAGGTCGCCACCGCTGACGCCATGGTTGCCCCTGAAACCGAGCTACCCTCCACCCAGGAACTCCTCGAGGGACTAGAAGACCACGATCCGGTGGACAGCAGCGCGATCGACGGAGGGGAT ATCATCGACAACAATATAAGGTCGACGGCGCTGAAAACTGTGCCCCTGCATGCTGCTCAGCATGCTTACAGAGCGGGAAGATCAACCAGTACGgctctgtaccagttgacctcGGAGATCGAGAGCACACTGGAGGAAGGGGAGGTGATGATATGCGCCTTTCTAGATatcgaaggtgcctttgacAACACGTCTCACAGGAGTGTAGCCAGGGCACTGGAGAGAAGGAAGGTGGCTGCACCGGTGCGCAGATGGATTGATGCTGTGCTGCGCACCAGAATAGCCGAGACCAAAGTAGGCGATACAACAATTCGTCTGGGGGTGACAAGAGGATGCCCACAGGGAGGTGTACTATCACCACTACTGtggagccttgtcgtggatGAACTGCTTGAATTGCTAACCGATAACgggatccgctgccaagggtatGCGGACGACATAGTGATATCAGCAAGAGGTAAATTTGAGGATACTCTCTGCGACCTAGTACAACGTGGTCTAAACCTGGCAAAGGGgtggtgcaggggagttgaATTAAACATCAACCCCTCGAAGACAACCATAGTCGCATTTACAAGGCGCAGGAACCTCACACTTGGGGGCAGAGAGATTGAAATGACAAACAAGGTTAA gAAGTACAACTCTGGTGTACCTGTAGTTTCTCTAATTTGTGCTTCAG ATTTGTACAGAATATAA
- the LOC125777260 gene encoding uncharacterized protein LOC125777260: MITALILCRDACGVEVSSDGGSGESGGPHTITAFILCRDACGVEVSSDGGSGESGGPHTITAFILCRDACGVEVSCYGGSGESGGPHTITAFILCRDACEVEVSCDGGSGESGGPPTITAFILCRDVCEVEVSCDGGSGESGGPHTITAFILCRDACGVEISYDGGSGESGGPHTITAFILCRDACEVEVSCDGGSGESGGPHTITAFILCRDACGVEVSCDGGSGESGGPHTITAFILCRDACEVEVSCDGGSGESGGPHTITGFILCRDACEVEVSCDGGSGESGGPHTITAFILCRDACEVEVSCDGGSGESGGPHTITAFILCRDACGVEISSDGGSGESGGPHTITAFILCRDACEVEVSCDGGSGESGGPHTITAFILCRDACGVEVSCDGGSGESGGPHTITAFILCRDACGVEISSDGGSGESGGPHTITAFILCRDACGVEVSCDGGSGESGGPHTITAFILCRDACGVEISSDGGSGESGGPHTITAFILCRDACEVEVSCDGGSGESGGPHTITAFILCRDACEVEVSCDGGSGESGGPHTITAFILCRDACGVEVSCYGGSGESGGPHTITAFILCRDACEVEVSCDGGSGESGGPHTITAFILCRDACGVEIKSDGGSGESGGPHTITAFILCRDACEVEVSCDGGSGESGGPHTITAFILCRDACGVEVSCDGGSGESGGPHTITGFILCRDACGVEVSYDGGSGESGGPHTITAFILCRDACEVEVSCDGGSGESGGPHPITAFILCRDACGVEVSCDGGSGESGGPHTISAFILCRDACGVEVSSDGGSGESGGPHTITALILCRDACGVEVSSDGGSGESGGPHTITAFILCRDACEVEVSCDGGSGESGGPHTITAFILCRDACGVEVSCYGGSGESGGPHTITALILCRDACGVEAGVSSSLAGLFASGSSLSYGSSLIIRCRDACGVEVSSDGGSGESGGPHTITALILCRNACGVEAGVSSSLAGLFASGSSLSYGSSLIIRCRDACGVEAGVSSSLAGLFASGSSPSYGSSLIIRCRDAFGVEVNFNGGSVAHHMTIPA, from the exons ATGATAACAGCGCTCATCCTTTGTCGTGATGCTTGCGGGGTCGAAGTAAGTTCTGATGGTGGATCAGGTGAGTCTGGAGGTCCGCACACGATAACAGCGTTCATCCTTTGTCGTGATGCTTGCGGGGTCGAAGTAAGTTCTGATGGTGGATCAGGTGAGTCTGGAGGTCCGCACACGATAACAGCGTTCATACTTTGTCGTGATGCTTGCGGAGTCGAAGTAAGTTGTTATGGTGGATCAGGTGAGTCTGGAGGTCCGCACACGATAACAGCGTTCATCCTTTGTCGTGATGCTTGCGAAGTCGAAGTAAGTTGTGATGGTGGATCAGGTGAGTCTGGAGGTCCGCCAACGATAACAGCGTTCATCCTTTGTCGTGATGTTTGCGAAGTCGAAGTAAGTTGTGATGGTGGATCAGGTGAGTCTGGAGGTCCGCACACGATAACAGCGTTCATCCTTTGTCGTGATGCTTGCGGAGTCGAAATAAGTTATGATGGTGGATCAGGTGAGTCTGGAGGTCCGCACACGATAACAGCGTTCATCCTTTGTCGTGATGCTTGCGAAGTCGAAGTAAGTTGTGATGGTGGATCAGGTGAGTCTGGAGGTCCGCACACGATAACAGCGTTCATCCTTTGTCGTGATGCTTGCGGAGTCGAAGTAAGTTGTGATGGTGGATCAGGTGAGTCTGGAGGCCCGCACACGATAACAGCGTTCATCCTTTGTCGTGATGCTTGCGAAGTCGAAGTAAGTTGTGATGGTGGATCAGGTGAGTCTGGAGGTCCGCACACGATAACAGGGTTCATCCTTTGTCGTGATGCTTGCGAAGTCGAAGTAAGTTGTGATGGTGGATCAGGTGAGTCTGGAGGTCCGCACACGATAACAGCGTTCATCCTTTGTCGTGATGCTTGCGAAGTCGAAGTAAGTTGTGATGGTGGATCAGGTGAGTCTGGAGGTCCGCACACGATAACAGCGTTCATCCTTTGTCGTGATGCTTGCGGAGTCGAAATAAGTTCTGATGGTGGATCAGGTGAGTCTGGAGGTCCGCACACGATTACAGCGTTCATCCTTTGTCGTGATGCTTGCGAAGTCGAAGTAAGTTGTGATGGTGGATCAGGTGAGTCTGGAGGTCCGCACACGATAACAGCGTTCATCCTTTGTCGTGATGCTTGCGGAGTCGAAGTAAGTTGTGATGGTGGATCAGGTGAGTCTGGAGGTCCGCACACGATAACAGCGTTCATCCTTTGTCGTGATGCTTGCGGAGTCGAAATAAGTTCTGATGGTGGATCAGGTGAGTCTGGAGGTCCGCACACGATAACAGCGTTCATCCTTTGTCGTGATGCTTGCGGAGTCGAAGTAAGTTGTGATGGTGGATCAGGTGAGTCTGGAGGTCCGCACACGATAACAGCGTTCATCCTTTGTCGTGATGCTTGCGGAGTCGAAATAAGTTCTGATGGTGGATCAGGTGAGTCTGGAGGTCCGCACACGATAACAGCGTTCATCCTTTGTCGTGATGCTTGCGAAGTCGAAGTAAGTTGTGATGGTGGATCAGGTGAGTCTGGAGGTCCGCACACGATAACAGCGTTCATCCTTTGTCGTGATGCTTGCGAAGTCGAAGTAAGTTGTGATGGTGGATCAGGTGAGTCTGGAGGTCCGCACACGATAACAGCGTTCATACTTTGTCGTGATGCTTGCGGAGTCGAAGTAAGTTGTTATGGTGGATCAGGTGAGTCTGGAGGTCCGCACACGATAACAGCGTTCATCCTTTGTCGTGATGCTTGCGAAGTCGAAGTAAGTTGTGATGGTGGATCAGGTGAGTCTGGAGGTCCGCACACGATAACAGCGTTCATCCTTTGTCGTGATGCTTGCGGAGTCGAAATAAAATCTGATGGTGGATCAGGTGAGTCTGGAGGTCCGCACACGATTACAGCGTTCATCCTTTGTCGTGATGCTTGCGAAGTCGAAGTAAGTTGTGATGGTGGATCAGGTGAGTCTGGAGGTCCGCACACGATAACAGCGTTCATCCTTTGTCGTGATGCTTGCGGAGTCGAAGTAAGTTGTGATGGTGGATCAGGTGAGTCTGGAGGTCCGCACACGATAACAGGGTTCATCCTTTGTCGTGATGCTTGCGGAGTCGAAGTAAGTTATGATGGTGGATCAGGTGAGTCTGGAGGTCCGCACACGATAACAGCGTTCATCCTTTGTCGTGATGCTTGCGAAGTCGAAGTAAGTTGTGATGGTGGATCAGGTGAGTCTGGAGGTCCGCACCCGATAACAGCGTTCATACTTTGTCGTGATGCTTGCGGAGTCGAAGTAAGTTGTGATGGTGGATCAGGTGAGTCTGGAGGTCCGCACACGATATCAGCGTTCATCCTTTGTCGTGATGCTTGCGGAGTCGAAGTAAGTTCTGATGGTGGATCAGGTGAGTCTGGAGGTCCGCACACGATAACAGCGCTCATCCTTTGTCGTGATGCTTGCGGAGTCGAAGTAAGTTCTGATGGTGGATCAGGTGAGTCTGGAGGTCCGCACACGATAACAGCGTTCATCCTTTGTCGTGATGCTTGCGAAGTCGAAGTAAGTTGTGATGGTGGATCAGGTGAGTCTGGAGGTCCACACACGATAACAGCGTTCATACTTTGTCGTGATGCTTGCGGAGTCGAAGTAAGTTGTTATGGTGGATCAGGTGAGTCTGGAGGTCCGCACACGATAACAGCGCTCATCCTTTGTCGTGATGCTTGCGGAGTCGAA GCGGGAGTGTCTTCATCCCTTGCTGGTCTTTTCGCGTCCGGTTCGTCGCTTTCATATGGCTCCAGCCTAATAATACGTTGTCGTGATGCTTGCGGGGTCGAAGTAAGTTCTGATGGTGGATCAGGTGAGTCTGGAGGTCCGCACACGATAACAGCGCTCATCCTTTGTCGTAATGCTTGCGGAGTCGAA GCGGGAGTGTCTTCATCCCTTGCTGGTCTTTTCGCGTCCGGTTCGTCGCTTTCATATGGCTCCAGCCTAATAATACGTTGTCGTGATGCTTGCGGGGTCGAA GCGGGAGTGTCTTCATCACTTGCTGGTCTTTTCGCGTCCGGTTCGTCGCCTTCATATGGCTCCAGCCTAATAATACGTTGTCGTGATGCTTTCGGGGTCGAAGTAAATTTTAATGGTGGATCAG